A genome region from Thermococcus gorgonarius includes the following:
- a CDS encoding helix-turn-helix transcriptional regulator, with translation MKNRLRELREEWGLTQEELAKALGVTRQTIIAIEKGRYDPSLRLAFKMARFFNVKIEDIFIYEGENDESQ, from the coding sequence ATGAAAAACCGTCTCCGAGAGCTCAGGGAGGAATGGGGCTTAACCCAGGAAGAGCTCGCAAAGGCACTGGGTGTTACAAGGCAGACGATAATAGCGATAGAGAAGGGTCGCTATGACCCCTCCCTCAGGCTGGCCTTTAAGATGGCAAGGTTTTTCAACGTCAAGATTGAAGATATATTCATCTACGAAGGTGAGAACGATGAAAGTCAATGA
- a CDS encoding ABC transporter permease has protein sequence MSDLWVLLKKELMNLLRDKKLLFGLVIVPLIIYPAMGKGIQLGIQKAQATTSVAVMNLDGGKYGMILIKTMNESPNVSVAVISAPSIEDALKKASEEKQNVLVVIPENFSESIENNQVATVYIYGVFSSVSTGMRESVSEGRINAVIDVLSESIARIKVENLGVDNPDAVLHPIRAESRSYINGRVVNVSPAVVSAMLASQSYSLPLIVFLMVTITAQMAAGAVAAEKENKTLETLLTLPVKRTTIVAAKIGGTAVMGLIAALAYMIGLRSYMGSFQGDVGISPEDLGIGITPAGMVVFGLIVFLTIVFALSLAMLLAVYAEDVQSANTVVSSVVLPLAFPAFLLMFTDLGEMPVALRAVLLADPFTHPIAAYRFAIGSEYYMLALSALYLFIVAGITLYLTARMFSSEKILTAKLRWGKRTRGGEK, from the coding sequence ATGAGTGACCTCTGGGTGTTGCTTAAGAAAGAGCTGATGAACCTCCTGAGGGACAAGAAACTCCTCTTTGGGCTTGTAATAGTGCCCCTGATAATCTACCCCGCCATGGGGAAGGGAATCCAGCTGGGAATTCAAAAGGCCCAAGCAACTACGAGCGTGGCCGTTATGAACCTGGACGGTGGAAAGTACGGCATGATTTTGATAAAGACCATGAACGAAAGCCCGAACGTCAGTGTTGCCGTTATAAGTGCTCCTTCTATTGAAGACGCCCTCAAAAAGGCCTCGGAGGAAAAGCAAAACGTCCTGGTTGTTATTCCAGAGAACTTCAGCGAGAGCATAGAGAACAACCAGGTTGCAACCGTTTATATCTACGGGGTTTTTTCCTCGGTAAGCACGGGAATGAGGGAGAGCGTGAGCGAAGGGAGGATAAACGCGGTCATAGATGTTCTCTCTGAGAGTATAGCGAGAATCAAGGTGGAAAACCTTGGTGTGGATAATCCGGATGCAGTTCTCCATCCGATCCGGGCTGAGAGCAGGTCTTACATAAATGGCAGGGTGGTGAACGTCTCTCCTGCAGTGGTGTCCGCTATGCTGGCCTCCCAGTCATACAGCCTTCCACTCATCGTGTTCCTCATGGTAACGATCACCGCCCAGATGGCCGCGGGAGCGGTCGCGGCGGAGAAGGAAAACAAAACCCTTGAGACCCTGTTAACCCTCCCAGTGAAGAGGACTACCATCGTTGCGGCCAAAATAGGTGGAACCGCAGTCATGGGCCTCATAGCGGCTTTAGCTTATATGATCGGTCTAAGGAGTTACATGGGATCGTTCCAGGGAGATGTTGGGATCAGCCCGGAGGATCTGGGAATCGGAATAACTCCGGCGGGAATGGTGGTGTTTGGCCTGATCGTGTTCCTGACGATAGTCTTTGCCCTCTCGCTTGCGATGCTACTGGCGGTCTATGCCGAAGACGTGCAGAGCGCCAACACAGTGGTGAGCTCGGTTGTACTTCCCCTGGCCTTTCCGGCTTTCCTCCTGATGTTCACAGACCTGGGCGAGATGCCAGTTGCTCTAAGGGCTGTCCTTCTGGCAGATCCTTTCACTCATCCAATAGCAGCCTACAGGTTTGCAATAGGCAGCGAATACTATATGCTGGCGTTGAGTGCCCTGTATCTTTTCATCGTTGCCGGGATTACCCTCTATCTCACGGCCAGGATGTTTTCCAGCGAGAAGATCCTGACGGCAAAGCTGAGGTGGGGAAAGAGAACTAGGGGCGGAGAGAAATAA
- a CDS encoding DUF2178 domain-containing protein: MNWAAFVVLLAGFIGGILGYLLTRGVVKNIGVPMDERGNEIAKLAAARTLELVLLADVVLLYYSLIVAKDALCAGILSTLLTLIFFGNLALRLYYSRKM; encoded by the coding sequence ATGAACTGGGCGGCTTTCGTGGTACTCCTCGCCGGCTTCATAGGTGGTATCCTCGGCTATCTGCTCACCCGGGGAGTTGTAAAGAACATTGGAGTTCCAATGGACGAAAGGGGCAACGAGATAGCCAAGCTCGCCGCCGCAAGAACACTGGAACTGGTTCTTCTGGCGGATGTTGTCCTTCTTTATTACTCCCTCATCGTGGCAAAAGATGCCCTATGCGCTGGAATTCTCTCCACCCTGTTGACCCTGATATTCTTCGGGAACCTTGCACTCAGGCTGTACTATTCAAGGAAGATGTGA
- a CDS encoding Era-like GTP-binding protein, with translation MIKVAIIGAENVGKSTLMNALIGGKVSEVENLPGTTKGVIKKRFGKLKIPKSMKNPLGGADEFVLIDTAGLFDPEKELRGKVLSEEKFREILNEIISADVVIHMVDATVGLHRGMEKLHHLLKFRYDKPIIVVVNKIDLVPREKVEEIRKAIKKRLEQDAIPLSLVTYEGFNDLLKAIAYYAQYAEK, from the coding sequence ATGATAAAGGTTGCCATAATAGGTGCTGAGAATGTGGGAAAATCAACGCTCATGAACGCCCTAATCGGAGGGAAGGTAAGCGAAGTAGAAAATCTCCCCGGAACAACGAAGGGGGTGATAAAGAAGCGCTTTGGAAAGCTCAAAATACCGAAGAGCATGAAAAACCCCCTGGGTGGGGCGGACGAGTTCGTTCTCATCGATACTGCCGGCCTCTTCGATCCGGAGAAGGAACTCAGGGGTAAAGTTCTCAGCGAGGAGAAGTTCAGGGAGATTTTAAACGAGATAATCTCGGCGGACGTAGTTATTCACATGGTCGATGCAACCGTTGGCCTTCACAGGGGCATGGAGAAGCTCCACCACCTGCTGAAGTTCAGGTACGACAAGCCCATAATAGTGGTGGTAAACAAGATCGACCTCGTCCCCAGGGAGAAGGTGGAGGAAATAAGAAAAGCAATCAAAAAGCGTCTTGAACAGGACGCGATTCCCCTGTCCCTAGTTACCTACGAGGGCTTCAACGACCTTCTGAAGGCGATAGCCTACTACGCTCAGTACGCGGAAAAGTGA
- a CDS encoding UPF0179 family protein produces the protein MVITLVGEKLAKPGLEFIYYGPAEPCKSCRLARVCVGNLEPGRRYKIVRVRNIEHSCPLHEGKVRVVEVVEPPIEILMDPRSAILGSKVTLKFVDCSDPEKESLARPEGLFEGDQVKIEEIVGEVECDGKKFKLVRVVRGQ, from the coding sequence ATGGTTATCACGCTGGTCGGAGAAAAACTGGCAAAACCCGGGCTTGAGTTTATCTACTATGGCCCCGCTGAACCCTGTAAGAGCTGCAGGCTGGCAAGGGTCTGTGTTGGGAACCTTGAACCGGGGAGAAGATACAAGATAGTCAGGGTCAGGAACATAGAACACTCATGCCCCCTACACGAGGGAAAAGTCAGGGTAGTGGAAGTGGTTGAACCTCCCATTGAAATCCTGATGGATCCCCGGAGTGCTATATTAGGGTCTAAAGTTACTCTAAAGTTCGTGGATTGCAGTGATCCGGAGAAAGAGAGCCTAGCAAGACCGGAGGGACTATTCGAAGGAGATCAGGTCAAGATAGAGGAGATAGTGGGCGAAGTGGAGTGCGACGGGAAGAAGTTCAAGCTGGTCCGCGTCGTCAGGGGGCAGTGA
- a CDS encoding HD domain-containing protein, with protein sequence MELLEFFLEAGNLKRLRRTGWLLRGIPNPESIADHSFRTALITLFLGEELRRKGIALDLERALKIALIHDLGEARITDIPFPAQRYFNKVEGERKALVEMVGSEYLALFDEYEQESTLEGKLVKFADRLEMLLQALEYEKSGFSGLEEFWKTIEKLKKNELYEYFGGLVEKLISLRP encoded by the coding sequence ATGGAACTTTTGGAATTTTTTCTTGAGGCAGGGAACCTGAAAAGGCTGAGGCGAACCGGCTGGCTCCTCCGGGGAATTCCCAATCCGGAAAGCATAGCGGATCACTCCTTCAGAACGGCACTAATAACTCTGTTTTTGGGAGAGGAACTGAGAAGAAAAGGGATTGCTCTGGATCTCGAGAGGGCCCTGAAGATTGCCCTCATTCACGATCTCGGCGAGGCAAGGATAACCGACATTCCATTCCCGGCTCAGAGGTATTTCAACAAGGTTGAGGGAGAAAGAAAAGCCCTTGTCGAGATGGTTGGAAGTGAATACCTGGCTCTTTTCGATGAGTATGAGCAGGAAAGCACACTGGAGGGAAAGCTCGTCAAGTTCGCCGACAGACTCGAGATGCTCCTTCAGGCGCTGGAGTACGAAAAGAGCGGGTTCTCGGGTCTGGAAGAGTTCTGGAAAACGATTGAAAAATTGAAAAAGAACGAGCTATACGAGTATTTTGGCGGACTCGTTGAAAAACTTATTTCTCTCCGCCCCTAG
- a CDS encoding DUF2178 domain-containing protein, with the protein MGRKLSLLPALLAVLALGWVVGWAVSSGKGEISLVAFALSAFFVNRYFAYLEGRGFVLEDERSLRINEVASRRTLQVTMITLAVVMLLLSGRTSEPEVRGAFIAISLTLAGMGLVHLLLRHYYARVM; encoded by the coding sequence ATGGGACGGAAGCTTTCCCTGTTGCCGGCCCTTCTGGCGGTTTTGGCCCTGGGATGGGTGGTAGGCTGGGCGGTCAGCTCGGGAAAGGGGGAAATCTCCCTAGTTGCTTTTGCGCTGTCGGCTTTCTTCGTAAACAGGTATTTCGCTTACCTGGAGGGCAGGGGTTTTGTCCTCGAAGACGAGAGATCGTTGAGGATAAACGAAGTCGCCTCCAGGAGAACGCTCCAAGTTACCATGATCACCCTGGCGGTGGTAATGCTCCTCCTATCGGGCAGAACCTCAGAGCCCGAGGTTAGAGGAGCCTTTATCGCAATAAGCTTAACGCTGGCCGGAATGGGACTGGTTCACCTTCTCCTCAGGCACTACTACGCGAGGGTGATGTGA
- a CDS encoding HAD family hydrolase has protein sequence MKLVSFDVWNTLLDINVMLDAMAVELSKLMGACIVDVVEGMMLTRERIKAMRSKEAGDPSRALEESQEMLAELLGIDVELVRRAAARAVLRVGDEIVLPGAREALEGVKKKGLKVTVTGNVMFWPGSYTRLLLERFGLMEYIDRTFFADEVRAFKPMKEMFEKPLKAFNVKPEEAIHIGDTKAEDFEGALKAGMWAVWINPEAEEVRQIHERGFEVPSVEGILEVLELLRR, from the coding sequence ATGAAGCTGGTGTCATTCGACGTCTGGAACACTCTCCTCGATATAAACGTCATGCTCGACGCAATGGCAGTTGAGCTCTCAAAGCTTATGGGAGCGTGCATAGTGGATGTAGTTGAGGGCATGATGCTCACGAGGGAGAGGATAAAGGCAATGCGCTCTAAGGAGGCCGGCGACCCATCCCGGGCTCTGGAGGAGAGCCAGGAGATGCTGGCCGAGCTCCTCGGGATTGACGTCGAACTCGTTAGGAGGGCCGCTGCGAGGGCAGTTCTGAGGGTTGGGGACGAGATAGTCCTGCCAGGAGCTAGAGAGGCCCTCGAAGGTGTTAAAAAGAAAGGCCTAAAGGTTACAGTTACGGGCAACGTGATGTTCTGGCCCGGTTCCTACACAAGGCTTTTGCTCGAAAGGTTTGGACTCATGGAGTACATCGACAGGACATTCTTCGCGGACGAAGTCAGGGCCTTCAAGCCCATGAAGGAGATGTTCGAGAAGCCTCTCAAAGCTTTCAACGTGAAGCCGGAGGAAGCAATACACATCGGTGACACGAAGGCGGAAGACTTCGAGGGAGCTTTAAAGGCTGGAATGTGGGCCGTCTGGATAAATCCAGAGGCAGAAGAAGTAAGGCAGATCCACGAGAGGGGCTTCGAGGTTCCCAGCGTCGAGGGAATCCTTGAGGTCCTGGAGTTACTTCGGAGGTAA
- the iorA gene encoding indolepyruvate ferredoxin oxidoreductase subunit alpha produces MGAVEAYPSNSSEERAEKREKKLLMGNEAIAYGALESGVVFATGYPGTPSTEVVETIAKLKPEVFAEWAPNEKVALEEAAGVAYTGLRALVTMKCVGLNVAADPLMSLAYSGVEGGLVVLVADDPGPHTSQTEQDDRYYGKISLLPVLEPADPQEAHDLIKYAYELSERYKVPVIFRTTTRVNHTTADVEVGEFVELDRKPVFKKDIERYVRASMEGNRKRHKWLNETLAKIEEEFNSMSFNWIEGKEGARIGIIVEGAPYNYVREVLPKINADFKVLKLSTPHPLPRKLVTDFLKTVDYAIVIEDGAPFLEEEVKIAAYESALNVPIYGKRTGHLPLEGELTPSLVRNALLRLIGEESETYEKPEEVAYAESLAPKRPPVMCPGCPHRGSYRAVLDALRDLKLGRYKVPIHGDIGCYALSLLPPLEAIWTEYVMGASISLANGQSVVMDKKIIATIGDSTFFHNGIQPLIDAIYKNLNVLVMILDNRTTAMTGHQPHPGTGGSETGRKFNEIDIEALVKALGVKYVKTVDPYDLKATREAIKEAMQIEGPAVIIAKRECVIPVIRRGEIGEKPVVIEDKCTGCKACILLTGCPALVYDPETKKVRIDELLCTGCGVCNQTCPFDAIKFPSELEKGA; encoded by the coding sequence GTGGGGGCAGTTGAGGCTTACCCTTCTAACTCCTCTGAAGAGAGGGCTGAAAAGCGCGAAAAGAAGCTCTTAATGGGCAACGAGGCCATAGCCTATGGGGCCCTTGAGAGTGGCGTTGTTTTTGCGACGGGCTATCCTGGAACGCCTTCAACGGAAGTCGTTGAAACCATCGCGAAGCTTAAACCAGAGGTTTTCGCCGAGTGGGCACCCAACGAGAAAGTAGCCTTGGAGGAAGCCGCTGGAGTTGCCTACACCGGATTAAGGGCGCTCGTAACGATGAAGTGCGTCGGCCTGAACGTCGCCGCCGACCCGCTAATGAGCCTGGCTTATTCTGGAGTTGAGGGAGGTCTCGTTGTCCTCGTGGCGGACGACCCGGGGCCGCATACCAGCCAGACGGAGCAGGACGACCGCTATTACGGTAAAATTTCCCTCCTTCCTGTTCTTGAACCTGCAGATCCCCAGGAAGCCCACGACCTCATAAAGTACGCCTACGAGCTGAGCGAGCGCTACAAGGTTCCGGTGATCTTCCGCACCACAACAAGGGTTAACCACACGACGGCCGATGTTGAAGTTGGCGAGTTCGTCGAGCTGGACAGGAAGCCCGTCTTCAAGAAGGACATCGAGAGATACGTTAGGGCCAGCATGGAGGGCAACAGGAAGAGGCATAAGTGGCTCAACGAGACTCTCGCTAAAATCGAGGAGGAGTTCAACTCAATGTCCTTCAACTGGATTGAGGGAAAGGAAGGCGCCAGAATCGGAATAATCGTCGAGGGGGCGCCCTACAACTACGTGAGGGAAGTGCTCCCGAAGATCAACGCGGACTTCAAGGTTCTCAAGCTCTCAACGCCCCACCCGCTCCCGAGGAAGCTGGTTACTGACTTCCTGAAGACGGTTGACTACGCGATAGTAATCGAGGACGGCGCGCCCTTCCTCGAGGAAGAGGTCAAGATAGCGGCCTACGAATCCGCCCTAAACGTCCCGATATACGGCAAGAGGACAGGGCATTTGCCCCTTGAGGGAGAGCTTACGCCTTCGCTGGTCAGAAACGCCCTGCTGAGGCTCATCGGCGAGGAAAGTGAAACATACGAGAAGCCTGAGGAAGTCGCCTACGCCGAAAGTTTAGCACCGAAGAGGCCTCCGGTGATGTGCCCCGGCTGTCCGCACCGTGGTTCTTATAGGGCAGTTCTCGACGCACTGAGGGATTTAAAGCTCGGCCGCTACAAGGTTCCCATACACGGTGACATAGGTTGCTACGCGTTATCTCTCCTCCCGCCGCTTGAAGCAATCTGGACGGAATACGTCATGGGCGCGAGCATAAGCTTGGCCAACGGCCAGAGCGTCGTCATGGACAAGAAGATAATAGCAACCATCGGAGACTCCACGTTCTTCCACAATGGAATTCAGCCTTTAATTGACGCCATCTACAAGAACCTGAATGTACTCGTCATGATACTCGACAACAGGACGACGGCAATGACCGGCCACCAGCCGCACCCGGGAACAGGAGGAAGCGAAACGGGCAGGAAGTTCAACGAGATTGACATTGAGGCCCTCGTTAAGGCGCTGGGAGTGAAGTACGTCAAGACCGTTGACCCCTACGACCTCAAGGCAACCAGAGAGGCCATTAAAGAGGCCATGCAGATTGAGGGGCCTGCAGTTATCATCGCGAAGCGCGAGTGCGTCATACCAGTCATAAGGCGCGGCGAGATCGGAGAGAAGCCAGTTGTCATCGAGGACAAGTGCACAGGCTGTAAGGCGTGCATTCTCCTGACCGGCTGTCCAGCATTGGTCTATGACCCCGAGACGAAGAAGGTCAGAATAGATGAACTCCTCTGCACCGGTTGCGGCGTCTGCAACCAGACGTGCCCGTTCGACGCCATAAAGTTCCCGAGTGAGCTGGAGAAGGGGGCTTAG
- a CDS encoding nucleotide pyrophosphohydrolase, giving the protein MSLREIERELVRFRDERNWKRYHTPKNLAISIAVELGELLEHFQWRENEEILASMNDPVERENLEDELADVLIYLVLLAHELGIDLENAALKKIAKNARKYPVEGRE; this is encoded by the coding sequence ATGTCCCTGCGGGAAATTGAGAGGGAACTCGTCAGGTTTAGAGACGAAAGGAACTGGAAGAGATACCACACCCCGAAAAATCTGGCCATTTCTATAGCGGTTGAACTCGGCGAGCTGCTGGAGCACTTCCAGTGGAGGGAGAACGAAGAAATACTGGCTTCGATGAATGATCCTGTGGAAAGGGAAAACCTTGAAGACGAGCTGGCGGACGTTTTAATCTACCTGGTTCTCCTGGCCCATGAACTTGGAATTGACCTTGAGAATGCTGCCCTGAAGAAGATAGCAAAGAACGCCAGAAAATATCCTGTGGAGGGACGGGAATGA
- a CDS encoding NAD(P)-dependent glycerol-1-phosphate dehydrogenase yields the protein MHLMELPREVLLGENLTGEVLNVARRLRLGRRALVLYGPKTMKIAGKDVEESLSEEFDVKGVTIKGASMEEVEKTMKLASDFNADWMVAVGGGSIIDVAKLSAYRLGIPFISFPTTASHDGIASANASIKDLGAKTSVKARPPIAVIADVEIIKTAPYRYLAAGVGDIISNLTAVKDWQLAHRIKGEYYSEYAASLSLMSAKMVIKNADIIRLGNEESVRKVVKGLISSGVAMSIAGSSRPASGAEHLFSHALDMLLEKPALHGEQVGVGTIIMAYLHGLKWERVKETLKKVGAPTNAYGLGIEPEVVIKALTIAHTIRPERYTILGRDGLTWEAAEKAAKITGVI from the coding sequence GTGCACCTAATGGAGCTCCCCCGCGAAGTGCTTCTCGGGGAAAACCTTACAGGGGAGGTTCTCAACGTTGCCAGAAGGCTCAGGCTTGGCAGGAGAGCTCTTGTCCTCTACGGCCCAAAGACCATGAAAATAGCAGGAAAAGACGTTGAGGAGAGCCTTTCCGAGGAGTTTGATGTCAAAGGAGTGACAATAAAAGGCGCCTCCATGGAGGAAGTCGAGAAGACAATGAAGCTGGCCTCCGACTTTAATGCAGACTGGATGGTGGCCGTGGGAGGGGGGAGCATAATAGACGTTGCCAAGCTGTCCGCATACAGATTGGGGATTCCGTTCATCAGCTTTCCGACAACCGCTTCGCACGACGGGATAGCGAGCGCCAACGCCTCAATAAAGGATCTGGGAGCAAAAACCTCGGTGAAAGCCAGGCCGCCAATAGCCGTTATAGCCGATGTGGAGATAATTAAAACTGCCCCCTACCGCTACCTGGCGGCGGGAGTGGGGGACATAATAAGCAACCTGACTGCGGTTAAAGACTGGCAGCTGGCCCACAGAATAAAGGGCGAGTACTACAGCGAGTACGCGGCATCGCTCAGCCTGATGAGTGCAAAGATGGTGATCAAGAACGCGGACATAATACGGCTCGGCAACGAGGAAAGCGTAAGAAAAGTTGTGAAAGGCCTCATATCCAGCGGTGTTGCCATGAGCATAGCGGGCTCTTCAAGGCCAGCGAGCGGTGCGGAACATCTCTTCAGTCACGCCCTTGACATGCTCCTGGAGAAACCCGCCCTCCACGGCGAGCAGGTCGGAGTCGGAACCATAATAATGGCCTATCTCCATGGGTTAAAGTGGGAAAGGGTTAAGGAAACCTTAAAGAAGGTAGGTGCACCAACTAACGCGTACGGATTGGGGATCGAACCAGAGGTAGTGATAAAAGCCCTCACCATTGCCCACACCATAAGGCCCGAGAGGTACACCATCCTCGGAAGGGACGGCCTGACCTGGGAGGCGGCGGAGAAGGCCGCTAAAATCACTGGGGTTATCTGA
- a CDS encoding GTP-binding protein encodes MSKRVKLGHHFYHVVTLEDLKSGKMRGKNVVFEGIIQDKPVVEFLPMELPSYRTTFSVDGIRVEFSGSPCIKRGDRVKVYGRFLAGDLIATAIETDGAIYMAEE; translated from the coding sequence ATGTCAAAGAGAGTGAAGCTTGGCCACCATTTCTATCACGTTGTGACACTGGAAGACCTTAAATCGGGTAAAATGAGGGGTAAGAACGTCGTCTTCGAAGGAATCATCCAGGACAAACCCGTCGTTGAGTTCCTCCCCATGGAGCTCCCAAGTTACAGGACAACCTTTTCGGTTGATGGAATCAGGGTGGAGTTCTCGGGAAGTCCGTGCATAAAGAGGGGTGACAGAGTCAAGGTCTACGGCAGATTTCTGGCGGGCGATCTGATAGCTACAGCCATCGAGACTGACGGAGCCATCTACATGGCGGAGGAGTGA
- a CDS encoding ABC transporter ATP-binding protein, translating to MPAVKVENLEKDYGRVKALKGISFEVKEGEVFGLIGPNGAGKSTTLKILATLLRPTGGKAEVFGHDVVDEAEEVRKIISYLPEEAGAYKNLTGIEYLRFMARLYAKDEDRAEEMVELGIKLADLGERLYDKVSTYSKGMTRKLLLARALMVKPKLAILDEPASGLDIVNAYTIRKTIKRFAREEGVTFLVSSHNMLEVEFLCDRVALINQGRIIESGTPAELKEKYRAENLEEVFMKAVGFETDEPVGGD from the coding sequence ATGCCGGCGGTTAAAGTTGAGAACCTTGAGAAAGACTACGGTAGGGTCAAGGCCCTGAAGGGGATAAGCTTTGAAGTGAAGGAAGGCGAGGTCTTTGGGCTAATCGGTCCGAACGGCGCTGGAAAGAGCACCACACTCAAGATACTCGCAACCCTTCTGAGACCGACCGGAGGAAAGGCTGAGGTCTTCGGCCACGATGTTGTTGATGAAGCCGAGGAGGTAAGGAAGATCATAAGCTACCTGCCCGAGGAAGCCGGTGCCTACAAGAACCTCACGGGCATTGAATACCTCCGCTTTATGGCCCGGCTCTACGCCAAGGATGAGGATAGGGCAGAGGAGATGGTAGAACTTGGCATCAAACTGGCGGATCTTGGCGAAAGACTTTACGACAAGGTCTCAACTTACTCAAAGGGAATGACGAGAAAGCTCCTCCTTGCGAGGGCGCTGATGGTCAAGCCAAAGCTGGCGATACTGGACGAACCCGCGAGCGGCCTCGATATAGTCAACGCCTACACCATAAGGAAGACGATAAAGCGCTTCGCAAGGGAGGAAGGTGTAACTTTCCTGGTTTCCAGCCACAACATGCTCGAAGTCGAGTTTCTCTGCGACCGTGTGGCCCTGATAAACCAGGGGAGAATAATCGAGAGCGGGACTCCAGCAGAGCTGAAGGAGAAATACCGTGCGGAGAACCTTGAAGAGGTCTTTATGAAGGCTGTAGGCTTTGAGACCGACGAGCCGGTTGGAGGGGATTGA